The following proteins come from a genomic window of Leptospira bandrabouensis:
- a CDS encoding ABC transporter permease subunit — translation MKIHTLIRFSFFCLVLGGVILLSAPTNVDLTNNNLPMFSKGFFAGTDRLGRDNLALFCYGSLSTIVLVVPARILTIIVSFVLSAFSLFFPKKSDWILSGIVSVSLAIPSLLSALVVISLLPDNPFAIFIAILVSDCALSYETLTAKIREIKQSSYLSASLCMGAKPYQLIFLHYLPALRDMFGFLFFSGLPGVVMTTALFSYLGIQTSIGETGPGLGEQISFSKDYFDKSPVSVLLPIVAILTLVYSLGSNQKKNET, via the coding sequence ATGAAAATTCATACCTTGATAAGATTTTCTTTTTTTTGTTTGGTTCTTGGTGGTGTGATACTTCTGTCCGCACCTACAAATGTAGATTTGACAAATAATAATTTACCAATGTTTTCAAAGGGATTTTTTGCTGGCACGGATCGATTGGGTCGTGACAACTTAGCTCTGTTTTGTTATGGATCTTTATCCACCATTGTGCTTGTAGTGCCTGCTCGCATTTTAACGATCATTGTTTCTTTTGTTTTGTCTGCGTTTTCGTTATTCTTTCCTAAAAAATCGGATTGGATTCTTTCTGGGATTGTTTCTGTATCCCTTGCGATTCCTTCTCTTCTGTCTGCTTTGGTTGTGATTAGTTTGTTGCCTGACAATCCATTTGCAATTTTTATTGCTATCTTGGTTTCAGATTGTGCATTGTCATATGAAACGCTTACTGCAAAGATTCGCGAAATCAAACAAAGTTCGTATTTATCGGCATCCCTTTGTATGGGTGCCAAACCTTACCAACTTATTTTTTTGCATTATCTTCCTGCTCTTCGTGATATGTTCGGATTTTTGTTTTTTTCCGGATTACCAGGGGTAGTAATGACTACTGCTTTGTTTTCCTATTTAGGAATCCAAACATCAATAGGCGAAACAGGTCCTGGACTCGGGGAACAGATCTCATTTTCGAAAGATTATTTTGATAAGTCACCCGTTTCCGTTTTGCTTCCGATCGTTGCCATTTTAACTTTGGTGTATTCTTTGGGATCTAACCAGAAAAAGAATGAAACATAA